The following is a genomic window from Abditibacteriota bacterium.
GCAGAAGGGCGTATATCGTCATGAAAAGAAGAGAGGGCTATTGCGCCTTTCGTTTTGGCAGGTTGGCCCTCAGCACTCTGATCTCCTGCTTCTGGGTCTCGGTGGCAAAGCCGTCGCACAGATAGTCTGCCCACAGGATGCCCGGGGCGTGGCCCTCCTCGTAGCAGATGCGCCAGTAGGGATAGGCGGCCGCCAGCACGTGCATCATCATGCCCTTTTTGGCGGGAGCATCTTCCTCAAGGCCGTAATGCACCGTGTAATCCCTGCCGTAATACGGGTTCAGGAGTATGTCTCTCATGTGGTCGAACTGCATCAGATAAAAGGTGGTGACCCCCGCCTCTCTGGCTTCCTTCAGGCTCTTGCGGAAATAGCCCAGCCCGTAGGCGATGGTGGTGTAGTCGTCAAAGTATTTGAGATCGCCCGTCTCCTTGATGACGTCATATATGAGGGCCTGGCGTCTCTGGTTGTAATACACGTGCCTCTGGTCGCTGTCGGCGGAACGGGGGTCGCCTTTGGCTATGAGGGTAGCCCCCTCCGTGCGCAAAGAGGACCAGGCGTTGGGCAAAAAGCGCTGCATGGCCCGGGTCACGTCGCCGAGGAACTGCATGCGCCGCTCCGTTCTGAAGACGTCAAAGTCCTCGGACGCCGGGGTCCACTCGTGGATAACGGGATCGTCCTGGACGTAGTTTTCGTCCCGGGAGTTGTCCCGCATGTCCGTGTCGATGGGCGCCGTGTCTATGTCGTCAAAGGAGCCGTAGCCGCTGCCCCAGGCCTCGTTCAGGGCGGAGATGCCGCCGTATTTGTCCTTCAGCCAGGCCCGGAACAGGGAGTTGGGGTCGTCGGTGAACTTGTAGCGCATGTTCACGTCATAGCGCATCCAGCCCCAGCTGTCCTCCATTTCCACGGGCATTTTGCCGTCCCGGGTCTCGTACCAGGTGTCGCCCCACAGCCTGAAGGTGTATTCCACCAGGTCC
Proteins encoded in this region:
- a CDS encoding beta-galactosidase; this encodes FNVSGMAYRYWYEYCVRQAGLKTLACSVYPGTNGGSFQTSEFYKGNKTKGTGEHTDPNLPNAIADLVEYTFRLWGDTWYETRDGKMPVEMEDSWGWMRYDVNMRYKFTDDPNSLFRAWLKDKYGGISALNEAWGSGYGSFDDIDTAPIDTDMRDNSRDENYVQDDPVIHEWTPASEDFDVFRTERRMQFLGDVTRAMQRFLPNAWSSLRTEGATLIAKGDPRSADSDQRHVYYNQRRQALIYDVIKETGDLKYFDDYTTIAYGLGYFRKSLKEAREAGVTTFYLMQFDHMRDILLNPYYGRDYTVHYGLEEDAPAKKGMMMHVLAAAYPYWRICYEEGHAPGILWADYLCDGFATETQKQEIRVLRANLPKRKAQ